The DNA window ttttgtcagcctttttcagagttttgctcaagtccctcaatttacgccagaaattacttgaaatcacagagaaacacacaaacttatagtaaagtccagaaatgtgaatttaacataaaaacaaatgaaaacatccttaaaaatagcttgaacttactaaaaactacctaaaaacaatgccaaaaagcgtataaattatccgctcatcagtctaCAAACAACTTCTACGTCTATACAAATGCACAAAACTTAGTAATTAGCATATATGCATGATCAGTCAAACAAAAAAGGAGACCATTTTTtctttagataaaaaaaatgcatatggtggttgtttttatatatatgggataaataatttcataaatatattaaattatatgataatttttaattatttttgtatgaaaatattttcatataaataattactattttttaaatgatttactCACTCCACAATCAGTAAAttcaggaaaaaaaaaacaaaaatgcaCATAATTACATGTTCTAAATAGTGCACAAAATCCCACTAAAAATTTCATTTGTACAATACATTGTGCAATTTCTTATTTTACATATTGCTTAGGACTATCACTTTTATAATATACAATAACTAATCATTTTATTCTATTCTCCTGTTAAATATTCTTTATGTATAAgtcattattttatataaatctaTATAAGTCTCTTTAACTTAATTCACCTCAACTTTTCAATCAACAcgcaaatatataattgtctttttcaaaaagattttgtttCCGTTTTCGAATTTTTTCAATGTTTTCGATTTACATTCTCTTCCATCTCTGCATTCTCTTCGTTTGTTCTCTacatttttgaaatcaaactctaaaatcaattttgaataGCTATCTCATTattgaagataatgaataatttaagTTCAAATTATCAATTGAACCAAAACAaagttgattattgttttgaatccaatcaagtggctgagatgtggttcaattctagttaatattttcattagtagtttatgattttgtaggtgaataatgttgtttttatttttgaaaattgttgTTCATCGTTGATGGTTTGGATTGAATGTAATATAACAGttctgcattaaagaaaatatttttttatatttgcagtaaattttggtgtaacacaaagatatttaagtttattgtttaagaattttcagtATATGTGTGTTGATAAGTctgtataattcaaaactcttattcttcctcctcctcatcttctactgctgcttcttcttctttttttttatcatatcaccatcttcttcttttttctgattcatttttttcttgttttatcatctcaaatttcttcttgttttactctcttaataagaataaaaacaaaaaaatcaaataaagaagaagaagaaatacataatactataaaattatttggaagatgatgaacttacattcattcaattaaaagaaagaaagaaataagaaaaacaagaaaaaatacaacattagagaaaatatttttctgtatttgcaacaaatttcggtgtaatacgaagatatttgagtgtattgtttaagaactTTCGATGTTTTTGTACTGATAAGTTttgtataattcaaaactcttcctcttcctcctcttcatcttctactgcttctttttttcatcatcatcactattttcttcttctttttttcttattcatcttttcctttttgttttaccttctcaagtttcttcttgttttactctcttaacaagaataaaaacaaaaaaatctaataaagaaaaagaagaaacacataatgctgcaaaattatttggaagaggatgaacttacatttattcagctaaaagaaagaaagaaataaggaaaagaagaagaagaaaaagaaaaatgcaaaattagaagaaacgtttttctgtatttgtagcaaattttggtgtaacacgaagatatttaacaagaataaaaacaaaaaaaatctaataaagaaaaagaagaaacacataatactgcaaaattatttggaagaggatgaacttacattcattcagctaaaagaaagaaagaaataaggaaaagaagaagaagaaaaagaaaaatacaaaattagaagaaacatttttctgtatttgtagcaaattttggtgtaacacgaagatatttaagtatattatttaagaattttcggtgtatatgtgctgataagttctgcataattcaaaactctttctcttttttctcctcaacttctgcttcttcttcttcttcgtcttcttattttattttctcataacTCTTTTCGAATTCAGCTTCGCAACTTCCTTCACTTTTCACGAtgattttgagagattttgaTCTGTTACGGCCCAGTCCAACTGGCATGCTGATTCGGTCCTGCGCACGGGACAACCCGACCCGAGAGGCCGTTCCGCATCCGGGCAGCGACCCGGACACCTGCTCCCCTGCTGCCAACCACATGACAGCTGGGAGAGGAAGCTTCCTGGAAGGAGACCTCTCCTATGGGGCTCGCCCTACTGACAGGGTATATTTGAGGAGGGTCCTACCCCTCCCCCAAGATACGTCATCACACCTTTTCCACCCAAAACTACTTGCTCACTTCTGATTTGGGCGTTGGAGTGTCTTTGTAGGTGACACCCCCACCTTTCCACTACTCAAAGAACTTGTGACCTCGCCTACCCGCGTGCCCGATCCAGATCCCAGCTTATGCCCGCCAACTCACAAGGGAGCAATCTGACCCATCCGATACTACGACCAACCAAACATGATCCTTGTTTGAATTTTAAACGTTATAGTTTTGATTGAGAGAGAAGAACTATTTGCGCTATCAAGACTTAGGGAAGCGTGTGTTTACACgcaatttaaattgaaaagaagaatccatgttTAGAGATAGAGCATTATCTATGTTTAGGGCAAGCAATTACTTAGAACTTTTCTTGTTGCTTTCTTAGCATAGCTATCACCAATAATTATTGAAGAATGTTAGAAGGTCATTagaagttattattttttatcattaattagtcattaatatttaaaagtataaggtaaaatatattattaattactaaattaaaataattatattaaaagaattaaattcatggctaaataataataaaaaataataaattctaacatTTCTCAAACACTAACATTTCTCTTAAATCTTAATTATTTTCTCGCAcaagcttttttttctttttctttttctttttcctttctccATTAAGTAGTGCTAACGACAACTGTGTAAATTACCGTACTCTCTATATACTCATCAAATttgacaccactaacgttctttaaaaaaaaaaggtgcaTAGACAGATcggaaagagaagagaataattGCATCCATTAATTATTGGAAACAGTTTTGGTTCTTGGGATTGTGTATAAGAAGATTTGATTACGTGACACATGCAATATTGGAAAGAAGGATCCTAAGATTTGGAAGAAGAGGATACATGGCGACAGTTACACTTTGGTAAGCATTTGAGAACCAGATTACGTGGACGACGTGGTTTGTAATTGGTGAAAAATTCAGGATCTTTTTCCAGTGATTCTATGTAGCTCTCCAAAATAGTGACTATCTCATCAAAGTGTGGTCGTTTTTTCGGATTGCTTGACCAGCATTTGTTTATTAGATTACTAAATGCCCATGGACAATCACATGGTAATGGAGGCCTTGCATTCTGCACAAAATCACACGATTCAACAACACAATAGTGAATTTCAAATAGAAAGGAGATAGAGATAGAGCTTGCAACATTAACATATGTAATAAATGAGATGACATTATATTTAAACCAAGAAGTTATTAGTCTAACTGTTGTTTGTTCTTTTCAACACTCATAATTATGAACCACAATTTCTGATCATCTTCTAATTATACTTTGTTTACTATCTAGCACTTCTCttgattatattatattatactcGAAACTATATTGTAGGATATTATTGTAGcacttctcttctctctctttcattGCATCTATAACTTGTGATATATATTCTGGGCAGTGGGCATGTGGGAGAGAACAGAGAAGGGAGTGGTGGCAGAAATGATTGACTTTGACGAATATGGGCAGCAGATATAGAGAATCTTGAATGTTGTCAAAAGCATAAGGATCACGTGGATGTCATGCGaaccatatatgtatatagaaaGATTATATTTTTGATGAGGTGTCTTGCACTGGTAACCAAGGATATCACATGCTCTGTTAAAGATCATGTATATactgattatgattatgatagaGGATAATGAATGAGATTTGCCTAACGCCCTCACATTTGAGAAGGGCACGGAGTACATTAGCCACCATAGATTAGGGTAGGTAATTATATAACTAATCACTCACTAAGAATGGTCTACTCATTATAACAACATTATTCCATGATGTTTtaggtttaaattttatttgactAATGTTATTCTTACAATTTCGTAAGCCTAACCTCTCAGTTCATGCTATTATACTTCTAAATGCTTGATCCAACTTAATGGCAATGTTTTCACATTGGTCTGGCAAAGTCACTATGCATATTTGGCATGTTTACTAATCTAAGCATGCCCGAAATTTCATATAACAAGCTCATGTATTTATTTAAGGCAGGTATGTGAAGTAATCATCTGACATATCCATGCAAATGCTAGTTTGCTATGACCATTAATAACATGCTCCACATGGTTAGcatataattaaatttcaaagCATTAATTAATTACCTTGTGAGTCACTGCAAATGCTGCCTGTTCTGGTGTCATATTCTCAAAGGGTGTTAGTCCTGTTAGAAGCTCCCAAAGAACAATGGCGAAACTGTAAACATCTACTTTCTTGGTATGGTGCTTCTCCTTGATCATTTCTGGCGCCATCCAACGGTAAGTTCCAGTGAACCCTTTAGCACTACCAATCTGGGATTCTAAGCACGAGATCCCAAAGTCTGCTACTTTGACACACATGTCTTCACCCAAGAGAAGATTCTCTGATTTGAGGTCCCTGTGGAGTATGCCCTGAGAGTGAAGGTATTGCATACCCTTGGCAATGTCTAAGGCTAGCTTTAGAACAAGTTCTAGAGGGAGTGAATGTGGTCCTTGCCTTTGAAGGAAGCTTCTCAATGAGCCACCAGCTAAGTATTCTGTGATTATGCAAAATACAGGGGGCTTCTTGCAAGCTCCTACAAACTGTAGGAACAATACATAATAAGTCAATTGAGCAGTTGCAACTACTTGCAAAATTTGTAGTCTCATCCTTATACACAATTGAGTCCCTAGCCTCATTACCTTCCTATTTGCATACCAATAGCAGTCATATTATAAGGCCAAAATACCGCATTGTCAAATTTTATGAATTCTCCCACTAACAACAATGAACTTGCTTGggacaacaaaaataatataggaAAATTTCATGTGTGTGCAAATGGGTGTGAGATCCCATACCAATTCATACTCCATTTCATTAAGATGAAATATAAAATTCTCTTTAATCAGTTCTTCAATCTTCAATTAATTAAGATGTGTATTGACAAAAGATAACATAGTTGGTATGTGAATATGATATTCAAACCCAGTTTTTGATATGGCTATCAGCCTACTACTATGTGAGGAGAAATATGGCATAAGAATGCATATTAACATATGTGTGGGTCCTAATTTACACATCTTCCATTTTGAAAAAAGTGGTATCCATATATCCTCTAATAAGTGTGTTCGCGGTCCAATTTAGTTCGATTATTTAGAGAAAAGTCATTCGCTTTACTACTATCTTTCTTTTCAGTTTTTTTAGTTATCAGTTTGtttgctttttaattttttcgg is part of the Arachis duranensis cultivar V14167 chromosome 1, aradu.V14167.gnm2.J7QH, whole genome shotgun sequence genome and encodes:
- the LOC107492149 gene encoding serine/threonine/tyrosine-protein kinase HT1 is translated as MAMKNLYWLKEMSNNKGEGEEEWSADLSQLFIGSKFASGRHSRIYRGIYKHIDVAIKLVSQPEEDEELAAQLENHFTSEVALLFRLHHPNIITFVGACKKPPVFCIITEYLAGGSLRSFLQRQGPHSLPLELVLKLALDIAKGMQYLHSQGILHRDLKSENLLLGEDMCVKVADFGISCLESQIGSAKGFTGTYRWMAPEMIKEKHHTKKVDVYSFAIVLWELLTGLTPFENMTPEQAAFAVTHKNARPPLPCDCPWAFSNLINKCWSSNPKKRPHFDEIVTILESYIESLEKDPEFFTNYKPRRPRNLVLKCLPKCNCRHVSSSSKS